The proteins below are encoded in one region of Oncorhynchus kisutch isolate 150728-3 linkage group LG14, Okis_V2, whole genome shotgun sequence:
- the hif1aa gene encoding hypoxia inducible factor 1 subunit alpha a isoform X4 has translation MNTVVPEKKRVSSERRKEKSRDAARYRRGKESEVFYELAQELPLPHSVTSNLDKASIMRLAISYLHMRKLLSTDKAVEKEQEESEMDSQLNGSYLKALEGFLMVLSKDGDMIYLSENVNKCLGLAQFDLTGLSVFEYTHPCDHEELREILVHRTGTSKKSKGPNTERSFFLRMKCTLTSRGRTVNVKSSTWKVLHCSGHVRVHEAPTEQSPIGHKEQPVSYLVLVCDPIPHPSNIEAPLDTKTFLSRHTLDMKFTYCDERITELMGYDPEDLINRSVYEYYHALDADYLTKTHHNLFVKGQVSTGQYRMLAKIGGFVWVETQATVIYNNKNSQPQCVVSVNFVLSGIEEEKMVLSLEQTEDMRSVKKELVEEEEDEGSEAEVSPVLLKEEKVDVIKLFTQAMEAQPQASLYDRLKEEPEALTLLAPAAGDTIISLDFSSPDSDILLEEVPLYNDVMLPSTSDKLALPHSMLPPNEQPLIPSASVDTKAGPDSFSTPGSHSSTEPDSPLNFCFPMDSDISAALKLDLVERLFAIDTEPKTPFTSQGMEDLDLEMLAPYIPMDDDFQLRTLSPEEPPSCGPAQPLENSPLCSPLHLTQDVHSYTDSPFSAPRSRTASPAPELAASPCPASLLTMRAPQMDREMSIRTLATQNSQRKRKLSLSQAVGIVNGALLQDPPGAGKQLKVSELGSSEAPSNRTILLLPTDLASCLLGISSEGSGSPFTLPQLTRYDCEVNAPVVGRQHLLQGEDLLCALDQVN, from the exons ATAAGGCAGTagagaaggagcaggaggagagtgAGATGGACTCCCAGCTGAATGGCTCCTATCTGAAGGCTCTGGAGGGCTTCCTCATGGTGCTGTCTAAAGACGGGGACATGATCTATCTCTCTGAAAATGTCAACAAGTGCTTGGGTCTGGCACAG TTTGACCTGACAGGACTTAGTGTGTTTGAGTACACACACCCCTGTGACCACGAGGAGCTAAGGGAGATCCTGGTACACAGAACAG GGACCTCTAAAAAGTCCAAGGGACCAAACACAGAGCGCAGCTTCTTCCTGCGGATGAAATGTACCCTCACCAGCAGGGGGCGCACTGTCAATGTCAAATCATCCACTTGGAAGGTTCTCCACTGCTCAGGCCATGTGCGAGTCCATGAAGCCCCAACTGAGCAGAGCCCCATTGGGCACAAGGAGCAGCCCGTCTCCTACCTGGTGCTAGTCTGTGACCCCATCCCCCACCCCTCCAACATCGAGGCGCCATTGGACACCAAGACCTTCCTCAGCCGCCACACACTGGACATGAAGTTCACCTATTGTGACGAGAG GATCACTGAGCTGATGGGCTATGATCCAGAGGACCTGATAAATCGCTCTGTGTATGAGTACTACCATGCCTTGGACGCAGACTACCTCACTAAGACCCATCACAACT TGTTTGTTAAGGGCCAGGTGAGCACAGGCCAGTACCGCATGCTGGCTAAGATAGGTGGCTTTGTGTGGGTGGAGACTCAGGCCACTGTTATCTACAACAACAAGAACTCCCAGCcccagtgtgttgtctctgtcaACTTTGTGCTCAG TGGCATTGAGGAGGAGAAGATGGTGCTGTCTCTAGAGCAGACTGAGGACATGAGGTCTGTAAAGAAGGagctggtggaggaggaagaggacgaggGCTCAGAGGCAGAGGTGTCCCCTGTGCTCCtgaaggaggagaaggtggatgTGATTAAGCTGTTCACCCAGGCAATGGAGGCCCAGCCGCAGGCGAGCCTGTATGACAGATTGAAGGAGGAACCAGAGGCCCTCACCCTTCTGGCCCCGGCCGCAGGAGACACCATCATCTCCCTGGACTTCAGCAGCCCCG ACTCTGACATCCTGCTGGAGGAGGTGCCTCTCTACAACGATGTGATGCTGCCCTCCACCAGTGACAAGCTGGCCCTGCCTCACTCTATGCTGCCCCCCAATGAGCAGCCCCTGATCCCCAGTGCCTCGGTGGACACCAAGGCAGGTCCAGACTCCTTCAGCACCCCAGGCAGCCACAGCTCAACTGAG CCTGACAGCCCGCTGAACTTCTGTTTTCCAATGGACTCTGACATCAGTGCTGCGCTGAAACTGGACCTGGTGGAAAGACTGTTTGCCATCGACACAGAACCCAAGACACCTTTCACCTCACAG GGCATGGAGGATCTGGACCTGGAGATGTTGGCTCCATACATCCCCATGGATGATGACTTCCAGCTGCGCACCCTGTCCCCAGAGGAGCCCCCATCGTGTGGCCCAGCCCAGCCCCTGGAGAACTCTCCTCTGTGCTCTCCTCTGCACCTCACCCAGGATGTCCACAGCTACACTGATTCCCCCTTTAGTGCCCCAAGAAGCCGGACAGCTTCCCCAGCCCCGGAGCTGGCAGCTAGCCCTTGCCCTGCCTCCTTACTCACCATGAG GGCGCCtcagatggacagagagatgtCCATCAGGACACTGGCCACCCAGAACTCACAGCGCAAGAGAAAGTTGTCTCTGTCTCAGGCTGTCGGAATAGTAAAT GGGGCATTGCTCCAGGACCCTCCTGGGGCAGGTAAACAGCTCAAGGTGTCTGAGCTGGGCAGCTCTGAGGCTCCCTCCAACAGGACCATACTGCTCCTACCTACAG ACCTGGCAAGCTGCCTGCTTGGCATCTCCTCGGAGGGCAGCGGCTCACCCTTCACCCTTCCACAGCTGACCCGGTATGACTGTGAGGTTAATGCCCCCGTGGTGGGTCGCCAGCACCTGCTGCAGGGCGAGGATCTGCTGTGTGCCCTGGACCAAGTCAACTGA
- the hif1aa gene encoding hypoxia inducible factor 1 subunit alpha a isoform X10, which translates to MRLAISYLHMRKLLSTEDKAVEKEQEESEMDSQLNGSYLKALEGFLMVLSKDGDMIYLSENVNKCLGLAQFDLTGLSVFEYTHPCDHEELREILVHRTGTSKKSKGPNTERSFFLRMKCTLTSRGRTVNVKSSTWKVLHCSGHVRVHEAPTEQSPIGHKEQPVSYLVLVCDPIPHPSNIEAPLDTKTFLSRHTLDMKFTYCDERITELMGYDPEDLINRSVYEYYHALDADYLTKTHHNLFVKGQVSTGQYRMLAKIGGFVWVETQATVIYNNKNSQPQCVVSVNFVLSGIEEEKMVLSLEQTEDMRSVKKELVEEEEDEGSEAEVSPVLLKEEKVDVIKLFTQAMEAQPQASLYDRLKEEPEALTLLAPAAGDTIISLDFSSPDSDILLEEVPLYNDVMLPSTSDKLALPHSMLPPNEQPLIPSASVDTKAGPDSFSTPGSHSSTEPDSPLNFCFPMDSDISAALKLDLVERLFAIDTEPKTPFTSQGMEDLDLEMLAPYIPMDDDFQLRTLSPEEPPSCGPAQPLENSPLCSPLHLTQDVHSYTDSPFSAPRSRTASPAPELAASPCPASLLTMRAPQMDREMSIRTLATQNSQRKRKLSLSQAVGIVNGALLQDPPGAGKQLKVSELGSSEAPSNRTILLLPTDLASCLLGISSEGSGSPFTLPQLTRYDCEVNAPVVGRQHLLQGEDLLCALDQVN; encoded by the exons AAGATAAGGCAGTagagaaggagcaggaggagagtgAGATGGACTCCCAGCTGAATGGCTCCTATCTGAAGGCTCTGGAGGGCTTCCTCATGGTGCTGTCTAAAGACGGGGACATGATCTATCTCTCTGAAAATGTCAACAAGTGCTTGGGTCTGGCACAG TTTGACCTGACAGGACTTAGTGTGTTTGAGTACACACACCCCTGTGACCACGAGGAGCTAAGGGAGATCCTGGTACACAGAACAG GGACCTCTAAAAAGTCCAAGGGACCAAACACAGAGCGCAGCTTCTTCCTGCGGATGAAATGTACCCTCACCAGCAGGGGGCGCACTGTCAATGTCAAATCATCCACTTGGAAGGTTCTCCACTGCTCAGGCCATGTGCGAGTCCATGAAGCCCCAACTGAGCAGAGCCCCATTGGGCACAAGGAGCAGCCCGTCTCCTACCTGGTGCTAGTCTGTGACCCCATCCCCCACCCCTCCAACATCGAGGCGCCATTGGACACCAAGACCTTCCTCAGCCGCCACACACTGGACATGAAGTTCACCTATTGTGACGAGAG GATCACTGAGCTGATGGGCTATGATCCAGAGGACCTGATAAATCGCTCTGTGTATGAGTACTACCATGCCTTGGACGCAGACTACCTCACTAAGACCCATCACAACT TGTTTGTTAAGGGCCAGGTGAGCACAGGCCAGTACCGCATGCTGGCTAAGATAGGTGGCTTTGTGTGGGTGGAGACTCAGGCCACTGTTATCTACAACAACAAGAACTCCCAGCcccagtgtgttgtctctgtcaACTTTGTGCTCAG TGGCATTGAGGAGGAGAAGATGGTGCTGTCTCTAGAGCAGACTGAGGACATGAGGTCTGTAAAGAAGGagctggtggaggaggaagaggacgaggGCTCAGAGGCAGAGGTGTCCCCTGTGCTCCtgaaggaggagaaggtggatgTGATTAAGCTGTTCACCCAGGCAATGGAGGCCCAGCCGCAGGCGAGCCTGTATGACAGATTGAAGGAGGAACCAGAGGCCCTCACCCTTCTGGCCCCGGCCGCAGGAGACACCATCATCTCCCTGGACTTCAGCAGCCCCG ACTCTGACATCCTGCTGGAGGAGGTGCCTCTCTACAACGATGTGATGCTGCCCTCCACCAGTGACAAGCTGGCCCTGCCTCACTCTATGCTGCCCCCCAATGAGCAGCCCCTGATCCCCAGTGCCTCGGTGGACACCAAGGCAGGTCCAGACTCCTTCAGCACCCCAGGCAGCCACAGCTCAACTGAG CCTGACAGCCCGCTGAACTTCTGTTTTCCAATGGACTCTGACATCAGTGCTGCGCTGAAACTGGACCTGGTGGAAAGACTGTTTGCCATCGACACAGAACCCAAGACACCTTTCACCTCACAG GGCATGGAGGATCTGGACCTGGAGATGTTGGCTCCATACATCCCCATGGATGATGACTTCCAGCTGCGCACCCTGTCCCCAGAGGAGCCCCCATCGTGTGGCCCAGCCCAGCCCCTGGAGAACTCTCCTCTGTGCTCTCCTCTGCACCTCACCCAGGATGTCCACAGCTACACTGATTCCCCCTTTAGTGCCCCAAGAAGCCGGACAGCTTCCCCAGCCCCGGAGCTGGCAGCTAGCCCTTGCCCTGCCTCCTTACTCACCATGAG GGCGCCtcagatggacagagagatgtCCATCAGGACACTGGCCACCCAGAACTCACAGCGCAAGAGAAAGTTGTCTCTGTCTCAGGCTGTCGGAATAGTAAAT GGGGCATTGCTCCAGGACCCTCCTGGGGCAGGTAAACAGCTCAAGGTGTCTGAGCTGGGCAGCTCTGAGGCTCCCTCCAACAGGACCATACTGCTCCTACCTACAG ACCTGGCAAGCTGCCTGCTTGGCATCTCCTCGGAGGGCAGCGGCTCACCCTTCACCCTTCCACAGCTGACCCGGTATGACTGTGAGGTTAATGCCCCCGTGGTGGGTCGCCAGCACCTGCTGCAGGGCGAGGATCTGCTGTGTGCCCTGGACCAAGTCAACTGA
- the hif1aa gene encoding hypoxia inducible factor 1 subunit alpha a isoform X8 has translation MNTVVPEKKSRVSSERRKEKSRDAARYRRGKESEVFYELAQELPLPHSVTSNLDKASIMRLAISYLHMRKLLSTEDKAVEKEQEESEMDSQLNGSYLKALEGFLMVLSKDGDMIYLSENVNKCLGLAQFDLTGLSVFEYTHPCDHEELREILVHRTGTSKKSKGPNTERSFFLRMKCTLTSRGRTVNVKSSTWKVLHCSGHVRVHEAPTEQSPIGHKEQPVSYLVLVCDPIPHPSNIEAPLDTKTFLSRHTLDMKFTYCDERITELMGYDPEDLINRSVYEYYHALDADYLTKTHHNLFVKGQVSTGQYRMLAKIGGFVWVETQATVIYNNKNSQPQCVVSVNFVLSGIEEEKMVLSLEQTEDMRSVKKELVEEEEDEGSEAEVSPVLLKEEKVDVIKLFTQAMEAQPQASLYDRLKEEPEALTLLAPAAGDTIISLDFSSPDSDILLEEVPLYNDVMLPSTSDKLALPHSMLPPNEQPLIPSASVDTKPDSPLNFCFPMDSDISAALKLDLVERLFAIDTEPKTPFTSQGMEDLDLEMLAPYIPMDDDFQLRTLSPEEPPSCGPAQPLENSPLCSPLHLTQDVHSYTDSPFSAPRSRTASPAPELAASPCPASLLTMRAPQMDREMSIRTLATQNSQRKRKLSLSQAVGIVNGALLQDPPGAGKQLKVSELGSSEAPSNRTILLLPTDLASCLLGISSEGSGSPFTLPQLTRYDCEVNAPVVGRQHLLQGEDLLCALDQVN, from the exons AAGATAAGGCAGTagagaaggagcaggaggagagtgAGATGGACTCCCAGCTGAATGGCTCCTATCTGAAGGCTCTGGAGGGCTTCCTCATGGTGCTGTCTAAAGACGGGGACATGATCTATCTCTCTGAAAATGTCAACAAGTGCTTGGGTCTGGCACAG TTTGACCTGACAGGACTTAGTGTGTTTGAGTACACACACCCCTGTGACCACGAGGAGCTAAGGGAGATCCTGGTACACAGAACAG GGACCTCTAAAAAGTCCAAGGGACCAAACACAGAGCGCAGCTTCTTCCTGCGGATGAAATGTACCCTCACCAGCAGGGGGCGCACTGTCAATGTCAAATCATCCACTTGGAAGGTTCTCCACTGCTCAGGCCATGTGCGAGTCCATGAAGCCCCAACTGAGCAGAGCCCCATTGGGCACAAGGAGCAGCCCGTCTCCTACCTGGTGCTAGTCTGTGACCCCATCCCCCACCCCTCCAACATCGAGGCGCCATTGGACACCAAGACCTTCCTCAGCCGCCACACACTGGACATGAAGTTCACCTATTGTGACGAGAG GATCACTGAGCTGATGGGCTATGATCCAGAGGACCTGATAAATCGCTCTGTGTATGAGTACTACCATGCCTTGGACGCAGACTACCTCACTAAGACCCATCACAACT TGTTTGTTAAGGGCCAGGTGAGCACAGGCCAGTACCGCATGCTGGCTAAGATAGGTGGCTTTGTGTGGGTGGAGACTCAGGCCACTGTTATCTACAACAACAAGAACTCCCAGCcccagtgtgttgtctctgtcaACTTTGTGCTCAG TGGCATTGAGGAGGAGAAGATGGTGCTGTCTCTAGAGCAGACTGAGGACATGAGGTCTGTAAAGAAGGagctggtggaggaggaagaggacgaggGCTCAGAGGCAGAGGTGTCCCCTGTGCTCCtgaaggaggagaaggtggatgTGATTAAGCTGTTCACCCAGGCAATGGAGGCCCAGCCGCAGGCGAGCCTGTATGACAGATTGAAGGAGGAACCAGAGGCCCTCACCCTTCTGGCCCCGGCCGCAGGAGACACCATCATCTCCCTGGACTTCAGCAGCCCCG ACTCTGACATCCTGCTGGAGGAGGTGCCTCTCTACAACGATGTGATGCTGCCCTCCACCAGTGACAAGCTGGCCCTGCCTCACTCTATGCTGCCCCCCAATGAGCAGCCCCTGATCCCCAGTGCCTCGGTGGACACCAAG CCTGACAGCCCGCTGAACTTCTGTTTTCCAATGGACTCTGACATCAGTGCTGCGCTGAAACTGGACCTGGTGGAAAGACTGTTTGCCATCGACACAGAACCCAAGACACCTTTCACCTCACAG GGCATGGAGGATCTGGACCTGGAGATGTTGGCTCCATACATCCCCATGGATGATGACTTCCAGCTGCGCACCCTGTCCCCAGAGGAGCCCCCATCGTGTGGCCCAGCCCAGCCCCTGGAGAACTCTCCTCTGTGCTCTCCTCTGCACCTCACCCAGGATGTCCACAGCTACACTGATTCCCCCTTTAGTGCCCCAAGAAGCCGGACAGCTTCCCCAGCCCCGGAGCTGGCAGCTAGCCCTTGCCCTGCCTCCTTACTCACCATGAG GGCGCCtcagatggacagagagatgtCCATCAGGACACTGGCCACCCAGAACTCACAGCGCAAGAGAAAGTTGTCTCTGTCTCAGGCTGTCGGAATAGTAAAT GGGGCATTGCTCCAGGACCCTCCTGGGGCAGGTAAACAGCTCAAGGTGTCTGAGCTGGGCAGCTCTGAGGCTCCCTCCAACAGGACCATACTGCTCCTACCTACAG ACCTGGCAAGCTGCCTGCTTGGCATCTCCTCGGAGGGCAGCGGCTCACCCTTCACCCTTCCACAGCTGACCCGGTATGACTGTGAGGTTAATGCCCCCGTGGTGGGTCGCCAGCACCTGCTGCAGGGCGAGGATCTGCTGTGTGCCCTGGACCAAGTCAACTGA
- the hif1aa gene encoding hypoxia inducible factor 1 subunit alpha a isoform X1 has translation MNTVVPEKKSRVSSERRKEKSRDAARYRRGKESEVFYELAQELPLPHSVTSNLDKASIMRLAISYLHMRKLLSTEDKAVEKEQEESEMDSQLNGSYLKALEGFLMVLSKDGDMIYLSENVNKCLGLAQFDLTGLSVFEYTHPCDHEELREILVHRTGTSKKSKGPNTERSFFLRMKCTLTSRGRTVNVKSSTWKVLHCSGHVRVHEAPTEQSPIGHKEQPVSYLVLVCDPIPHPSNIEAPLDTKTFLSRHTLDMKFTYCDERITELMGYDPEDLINRSVYEYYHALDADYLTKTHHNLFVKGQVSTGQYRMLAKIGGFVWVETQATVIYNNKNSQPQCVVSVNFVLSGIEEEKMVLSLEQTEDMRSVKKELVEEEEDEGSEAEVSPVLLKEEKVDVIKLFTQAMEAQPQASLYDRLKEEPEALTLLAPAAGDTIISLDFSSPDSDILLEEVPLYNDVMLPSTSDKLALPHSMLPPNEQPLIPSASVDTKAGPDSFSTPGSHSSTEPDSPLNFCFPMDSDISAALKLDLVERLFAIDTEPKTPFTSQGMEDLDLEMLAPYIPMDDDFQLRTLSPEEPPSCGPAQPLENSPLCSPLHLTQDVHSYTDSPFSAPRSRTASPAPELAASPCPASLLTMRAPQMDREMSIRTLATQNSQRKRKLSLSQAVGIVNGALLQDPPGAGKQLKVSELGSSEAPSNRTILLLPTDLASCLLGISSEGSGSPFTLPQLTRYDCEVNAPVVGRQHLLQGEDLLCALDQVN, from the exons AAGATAAGGCAGTagagaaggagcaggaggagagtgAGATGGACTCCCAGCTGAATGGCTCCTATCTGAAGGCTCTGGAGGGCTTCCTCATGGTGCTGTCTAAAGACGGGGACATGATCTATCTCTCTGAAAATGTCAACAAGTGCTTGGGTCTGGCACAG TTTGACCTGACAGGACTTAGTGTGTTTGAGTACACACACCCCTGTGACCACGAGGAGCTAAGGGAGATCCTGGTACACAGAACAG GGACCTCTAAAAAGTCCAAGGGACCAAACACAGAGCGCAGCTTCTTCCTGCGGATGAAATGTACCCTCACCAGCAGGGGGCGCACTGTCAATGTCAAATCATCCACTTGGAAGGTTCTCCACTGCTCAGGCCATGTGCGAGTCCATGAAGCCCCAACTGAGCAGAGCCCCATTGGGCACAAGGAGCAGCCCGTCTCCTACCTGGTGCTAGTCTGTGACCCCATCCCCCACCCCTCCAACATCGAGGCGCCATTGGACACCAAGACCTTCCTCAGCCGCCACACACTGGACATGAAGTTCACCTATTGTGACGAGAG GATCACTGAGCTGATGGGCTATGATCCAGAGGACCTGATAAATCGCTCTGTGTATGAGTACTACCATGCCTTGGACGCAGACTACCTCACTAAGACCCATCACAACT TGTTTGTTAAGGGCCAGGTGAGCACAGGCCAGTACCGCATGCTGGCTAAGATAGGTGGCTTTGTGTGGGTGGAGACTCAGGCCACTGTTATCTACAACAACAAGAACTCCCAGCcccagtgtgttgtctctgtcaACTTTGTGCTCAG TGGCATTGAGGAGGAGAAGATGGTGCTGTCTCTAGAGCAGACTGAGGACATGAGGTCTGTAAAGAAGGagctggtggaggaggaagaggacgaggGCTCAGAGGCAGAGGTGTCCCCTGTGCTCCtgaaggaggagaaggtggatgTGATTAAGCTGTTCACCCAGGCAATGGAGGCCCAGCCGCAGGCGAGCCTGTATGACAGATTGAAGGAGGAACCAGAGGCCCTCACCCTTCTGGCCCCGGCCGCAGGAGACACCATCATCTCCCTGGACTTCAGCAGCCCCG ACTCTGACATCCTGCTGGAGGAGGTGCCTCTCTACAACGATGTGATGCTGCCCTCCACCAGTGACAAGCTGGCCCTGCCTCACTCTATGCTGCCCCCCAATGAGCAGCCCCTGATCCCCAGTGCCTCGGTGGACACCAAGGCAGGTCCAGACTCCTTCAGCACCCCAGGCAGCCACAGCTCAACTGAG CCTGACAGCCCGCTGAACTTCTGTTTTCCAATGGACTCTGACATCAGTGCTGCGCTGAAACTGGACCTGGTGGAAAGACTGTTTGCCATCGACACAGAACCCAAGACACCTTTCACCTCACAG GGCATGGAGGATCTGGACCTGGAGATGTTGGCTCCATACATCCCCATGGATGATGACTTCCAGCTGCGCACCCTGTCCCCAGAGGAGCCCCCATCGTGTGGCCCAGCCCAGCCCCTGGAGAACTCTCCTCTGTGCTCTCCTCTGCACCTCACCCAGGATGTCCACAGCTACACTGATTCCCCCTTTAGTGCCCCAAGAAGCCGGACAGCTTCCCCAGCCCCGGAGCTGGCAGCTAGCCCTTGCCCTGCCTCCTTACTCACCATGAG GGCGCCtcagatggacagagagatgtCCATCAGGACACTGGCCACCCAGAACTCACAGCGCAAGAGAAAGTTGTCTCTGTCTCAGGCTGTCGGAATAGTAAAT GGGGCATTGCTCCAGGACCCTCCTGGGGCAGGTAAACAGCTCAAGGTGTCTGAGCTGGGCAGCTCTGAGGCTCCCTCCAACAGGACCATACTGCTCCTACCTACAG ACCTGGCAAGCTGCCTGCTTGGCATCTCCTCGGAGGGCAGCGGCTCACCCTTCACCCTTCCACAGCTGACCCGGTATGACTGTGAGGTTAATGCCCCCGTGGTGGGTCGCCAGCACCTGCTGCAGGGCGAGGATCTGCTGTGTGCCCTGGACCAAGTCAACTGA
- the hif1aa gene encoding hypoxia inducible factor 1 subunit alpha a isoform X2: MNTVVPEKKSRVSSERRKEKSRDAARYRRGKESEVFYELAQELPLPHSVTSNLDKASIMRLAISYLHMRKLLSTDKAVEKEQEESEMDSQLNGSYLKALEGFLMVLSKDGDMIYLSENVNKCLGLAQFDLTGLSVFEYTHPCDHEELREILVHRTGTSKKSKGPNTERSFFLRMKCTLTSRGRTVNVKSSTWKVLHCSGHVRVHEAPTEQSPIGHKEQPVSYLVLVCDPIPHPSNIEAPLDTKTFLSRHTLDMKFTYCDERITELMGYDPEDLINRSVYEYYHALDADYLTKTHHNLFVKGQVSTGQYRMLAKIGGFVWVETQATVIYNNKNSQPQCVVSVNFVLSGIEEEKMVLSLEQTEDMRSVKKELVEEEEDEGSEAEVSPVLLKEEKVDVIKLFTQAMEAQPQASLYDRLKEEPEALTLLAPAAGDTIISLDFSSPDSDILLEEVPLYNDVMLPSTSDKLALPHSMLPPNEQPLIPSASVDTKAGPDSFSTPGSHSSTEPDSPLNFCFPMDSDISAALKLDLVERLFAIDTEPKTPFTSQGMEDLDLEMLAPYIPMDDDFQLRTLSPEEPPSCGPAQPLENSPLCSPLHLTQDVHSYTDSPFSAPRSRTASPAPELAASPCPASLLTMRAPQMDREMSIRTLATQNSQRKRKLSLSQAVGIVNGALLQDPPGAGKQLKVSELGSSEAPSNRTILLLPTDLASCLLGISSEGSGSPFTLPQLTRYDCEVNAPVVGRQHLLQGEDLLCALDQVN, from the exons ATAAGGCAGTagagaaggagcaggaggagagtgAGATGGACTCCCAGCTGAATGGCTCCTATCTGAAGGCTCTGGAGGGCTTCCTCATGGTGCTGTCTAAAGACGGGGACATGATCTATCTCTCTGAAAATGTCAACAAGTGCTTGGGTCTGGCACAG TTTGACCTGACAGGACTTAGTGTGTTTGAGTACACACACCCCTGTGACCACGAGGAGCTAAGGGAGATCCTGGTACACAGAACAG GGACCTCTAAAAAGTCCAAGGGACCAAACACAGAGCGCAGCTTCTTCCTGCGGATGAAATGTACCCTCACCAGCAGGGGGCGCACTGTCAATGTCAAATCATCCACTTGGAAGGTTCTCCACTGCTCAGGCCATGTGCGAGTCCATGAAGCCCCAACTGAGCAGAGCCCCATTGGGCACAAGGAGCAGCCCGTCTCCTACCTGGTGCTAGTCTGTGACCCCATCCCCCACCCCTCCAACATCGAGGCGCCATTGGACACCAAGACCTTCCTCAGCCGCCACACACTGGACATGAAGTTCACCTATTGTGACGAGAG GATCACTGAGCTGATGGGCTATGATCCAGAGGACCTGATAAATCGCTCTGTGTATGAGTACTACCATGCCTTGGACGCAGACTACCTCACTAAGACCCATCACAACT TGTTTGTTAAGGGCCAGGTGAGCACAGGCCAGTACCGCATGCTGGCTAAGATAGGTGGCTTTGTGTGGGTGGAGACTCAGGCCACTGTTATCTACAACAACAAGAACTCCCAGCcccagtgtgttgtctctgtcaACTTTGTGCTCAG TGGCATTGAGGAGGAGAAGATGGTGCTGTCTCTAGAGCAGACTGAGGACATGAGGTCTGTAAAGAAGGagctggtggaggaggaagaggacgaggGCTCAGAGGCAGAGGTGTCCCCTGTGCTCCtgaaggaggagaaggtggatgTGATTAAGCTGTTCACCCAGGCAATGGAGGCCCAGCCGCAGGCGAGCCTGTATGACAGATTGAAGGAGGAACCAGAGGCCCTCACCCTTCTGGCCCCGGCCGCAGGAGACACCATCATCTCCCTGGACTTCAGCAGCCCCG ACTCTGACATCCTGCTGGAGGAGGTGCCTCTCTACAACGATGTGATGCTGCCCTCCACCAGTGACAAGCTGGCCCTGCCTCACTCTATGCTGCCCCCCAATGAGCAGCCCCTGATCCCCAGTGCCTCGGTGGACACCAAGGCAGGTCCAGACTCCTTCAGCACCCCAGGCAGCCACAGCTCAACTGAG CCTGACAGCCCGCTGAACTTCTGTTTTCCAATGGACTCTGACATCAGTGCTGCGCTGAAACTGGACCTGGTGGAAAGACTGTTTGCCATCGACACAGAACCCAAGACACCTTTCACCTCACAG GGCATGGAGGATCTGGACCTGGAGATGTTGGCTCCATACATCCCCATGGATGATGACTTCCAGCTGCGCACCCTGTCCCCAGAGGAGCCCCCATCGTGTGGCCCAGCCCAGCCCCTGGAGAACTCTCCTCTGTGCTCTCCTCTGCACCTCACCCAGGATGTCCACAGCTACACTGATTCCCCCTTTAGTGCCCCAAGAAGCCGGACAGCTTCCCCAGCCCCGGAGCTGGCAGCTAGCCCTTGCCCTGCCTCCTTACTCACCATGAG GGCGCCtcagatggacagagagatgtCCATCAGGACACTGGCCACCCAGAACTCACAGCGCAAGAGAAAGTTGTCTCTGTCTCAGGCTGTCGGAATAGTAAAT GGGGCATTGCTCCAGGACCCTCCTGGGGCAGGTAAACAGCTCAAGGTGTCTGAGCTGGGCAGCTCTGAGGCTCCCTCCAACAGGACCATACTGCTCCTACCTACAG ACCTGGCAAGCTGCCTGCTTGGCATCTCCTCGGAGGGCAGCGGCTCACCCTTCACCCTTCCACAGCTGACCCGGTATGACTGTGAGGTTAATGCCCCCGTGGTGGGTCGCCAGCACCTGCTGCAGGGCGAGGATCTGCTGTGTGCCCTGGACCAAGTCAACTGA